From Oncorhynchus tshawytscha isolate Ot180627B linkage group LG11, Otsh_v2.0, whole genome shotgun sequence, the proteins below share one genomic window:
- the enpp4 gene encoding bis(5'-adenosyl)-triphosphatase enpp4 isoform X1, with protein MISRPCRRVLHRLKVDAFDLELGCLPGRFPVQSPWTSRLKTRMLVLLYFLFTFASLAASVGQTRSGKRCDAGVAAPIPVLLVSFDGFRADYLQRFTLPNLKLLYSQGVLVEQLTNVFITKTFPNHYSLVTGLYAESHGVIASNMYDDLTHKHFTIFNDTDPFWWNEAEPLWVTALDCGYKTGVAMWPGSDLPIRNRTATHFMPYNPSVTFSQRLANVTDWLTGGQGKGEGPVSFAALYWEEPDRTGHMYGPDNTTHIGQALKEVDDNVGLLMSELMRAGLWGHVNVIITSDHGMAQCSTDRIIRLDDCLHPDNYSVVDLTPIAAIIPNRDPKAVFSLLSGCHTHMTAYLKKDIPDRLHYRNNDRIQPIILVADEGWTIVQRGGLPRLGDHGYDNTLPSMHPFLVAVGPGFLPGYRLPLLQSVDVYPIMCQLLGVPPAPNNGSLSQARCFLAGEDCVDIPLVVGLVVGVLLVLTTLTGLFKLWRPRHQSSSRPFQRLSIQDDDDDDPLLD; from the exons atgaTTAGTCGCCCGTGTAGGCGTGTTTTGCATCGGCTGAAAGTTGATGCATTCGATTTGGAACTGGGCTGCCTCCCGGGCAGGTTCCCGGTTCAAAGCCCATGGACAAGTCGGCTCAAAACGAG gaTGTTAGTCCTGCTGTACTTCCTCTTTACGTTCGCTTCATTGGCTGCTTCAGTGGGGCAGACAAGAAGTGGAAAAAGATGTGACGCAGGTGTTGCGGCCCCCATTCCGGTGCTGCTCGTGTCGTTTGATGGTTTCAGAGCTGACTACCTTCAACGGTTCACTCTACCCAACCTAAAGCTGCTGTATTCGCAGGGAGTCCTGGTGGAACAACTTACTAATGTCTTCATCACCAAGACCTTCCCTAACCACTACAGCCTG GTGACAGGTCTGTATGCAGAGTCTCATGGCGTCATAGCTAGCAATATGTATGACGACTTGACTCATAAGCACTTCACTATCTTCAACGACACCGACCCTTTCTGGTGGAATGAAGCTGAACCCCTCTGGGTCACTGCACTGGATTGTGGGTACAAGACGGGTGTGGCCATGTGGCCGGGGTCAGACTTGCCGATCAGGAACAGAACAGCGACTCACTTCATGCCCTACAACCCCTCCGTGACCTTTAGTCAACGCCTGGCCAAtgtcactgactggctgactggg gGCCAGGGTAAAGGGGAGGGGCCAGTATCGTTTGCAGCTCTGTATTGGGAGGAGCCAGACAGGACAGGTCACATGTATGGACCAGACAACACCACCCACATAGGACAGGCTCTTAAAGAG GTAGATGACAATGTGGGTCTGCTGATGTCAGAGCTGATGCGTGCAGGGTTGTGGGGGCATGTCAATGTCATCATCACCAGTGACCATGGAATGGCCCAGTGTTCCACTGATCGCATCATCAGGCTGGATGACTGTCTGCACCCTGACAACTACTCAGTAGTAGACCTAACTCCTATCGCTGCTATCATACCCAACAGAG accccAAGGCTGTGTTTTCCCTACTGAGTGGTTGCCATACCCACATGACTGCGTACCTGAAGAAGGACATTCCTGATAGGCTGCACTACAGGAACAATGACAGGATTCAACCAATCATATTAGTCGCTGACGAGGGATGGACTATCGTACAGAGGGGAGGGCTACCACGTC TGGGAGACCACGGCTATGACAACACTCTACCCAGCATGCACCCCTTCCTGGTGGCAGTGGGCCCAGGCTTCCTTCCTGGTTACCGTCTCCCGCTGTTACAGAGTGTTGATGTCTACCCAATAATGTGTCAGCTGCTTGGGGTTCCACCAGCACCAAACAACGGATCCCTGTCCCAGGCACGCTGCTTCCTGGCTGGGGAGGACTGTGTCGACATCCCCCTGGTGGTGGGACTGGTGGTGGGGGTACTGCTGGTTCTCACCACACTCACTG gactCTTCAAGTTGTGGAGGCCACGGCATCAATCATCCTCTCGTCCCTTCCAACGCCTCTCTATAcaggacgatgatgatgatgaccctTTGCTGGACTAG
- the enpp4 gene encoding bis(5'-adenosyl)-triphosphatase enpp4 isoform X2, giving the protein MLVLLYFLFTFASLAASVGQTRSGKRCDAGVAAPIPVLLVSFDGFRADYLQRFTLPNLKLLYSQGVLVEQLTNVFITKTFPNHYSLVTGLYAESHGVIASNMYDDLTHKHFTIFNDTDPFWWNEAEPLWVTALDCGYKTGVAMWPGSDLPIRNRTATHFMPYNPSVTFSQRLANVTDWLTGGQGKGEGPVSFAALYWEEPDRTGHMYGPDNTTHIGQALKEVDDNVGLLMSELMRAGLWGHVNVIITSDHGMAQCSTDRIIRLDDCLHPDNYSVVDLTPIAAIIPNRDPKAVFSLLSGCHTHMTAYLKKDIPDRLHYRNNDRIQPIILVADEGWTIVQRGGLPRLGDHGYDNTLPSMHPFLVAVGPGFLPGYRLPLLQSVDVYPIMCQLLGVPPAPNNGSLSQARCFLAGEDCVDIPLVVGLVVGVLLVLTTLTGLFKLWRPRHQSSSRPFQRLSIQDDDDDDPLLD; this is encoded by the exons aTGTTAGTCCTGCTGTACTTCCTCTTTACGTTCGCTTCATTGGCTGCTTCAGTGGGGCAGACAAGAAGTGGAAAAAGATGTGACGCAGGTGTTGCGGCCCCCATTCCGGTGCTGCTCGTGTCGTTTGATGGTTTCAGAGCTGACTACCTTCAACGGTTCACTCTACCCAACCTAAAGCTGCTGTATTCGCAGGGAGTCCTGGTGGAACAACTTACTAATGTCTTCATCACCAAGACCTTCCCTAACCACTACAGCCTG GTGACAGGTCTGTATGCAGAGTCTCATGGCGTCATAGCTAGCAATATGTATGACGACTTGACTCATAAGCACTTCACTATCTTCAACGACACCGACCCTTTCTGGTGGAATGAAGCTGAACCCCTCTGGGTCACTGCACTGGATTGTGGGTACAAGACGGGTGTGGCCATGTGGCCGGGGTCAGACTTGCCGATCAGGAACAGAACAGCGACTCACTTCATGCCCTACAACCCCTCCGTGACCTTTAGTCAACGCCTGGCCAAtgtcactgactggctgactggg gGCCAGGGTAAAGGGGAGGGGCCAGTATCGTTTGCAGCTCTGTATTGGGAGGAGCCAGACAGGACAGGTCACATGTATGGACCAGACAACACCACCCACATAGGACAGGCTCTTAAAGAG GTAGATGACAATGTGGGTCTGCTGATGTCAGAGCTGATGCGTGCAGGGTTGTGGGGGCATGTCAATGTCATCATCACCAGTGACCATGGAATGGCCCAGTGTTCCACTGATCGCATCATCAGGCTGGATGACTGTCTGCACCCTGACAACTACTCAGTAGTAGACCTAACTCCTATCGCTGCTATCATACCCAACAGAG accccAAGGCTGTGTTTTCCCTACTGAGTGGTTGCCATACCCACATGACTGCGTACCTGAAGAAGGACATTCCTGATAGGCTGCACTACAGGAACAATGACAGGATTCAACCAATCATATTAGTCGCTGACGAGGGATGGACTATCGTACAGAGGGGAGGGCTACCACGTC TGGGAGACCACGGCTATGACAACACTCTACCCAGCATGCACCCCTTCCTGGTGGCAGTGGGCCCAGGCTTCCTTCCTGGTTACCGTCTCCCGCTGTTACAGAGTGTTGATGTCTACCCAATAATGTGTCAGCTGCTTGGGGTTCCACCAGCACCAAACAACGGATCCCTGTCCCAGGCACGCTGCTTCCTGGCTGGGGAGGACTGTGTCGACATCCCCCTGGTGGTGGGACTGGTGGTGGGGGTACTGCTGGTTCTCACCACACTCACTG gactCTTCAAGTTGTGGAGGCCACGGCATCAATCATCCTCTCGTCCCTTCCAACGCCTCTCTATAcaggacgatgatgatgatgaccctTTGCTGGACTAG